One part of the Desulfonema ishimotonii genome encodes these proteins:
- the rpsB gene encoding 30S ribosomal protein S2 produces MAYITMKQLLEAGVHFGHQTKRWNPKMKPYIFGARNGIYIIDLQKTVRMFKTAYDFIVDTVENGQSVLFVGTKKQARDSVYEEANRCEMFYVHNRWLGGMMTNFQTIKQSIDRLNQLNDILNDEDTLNLYTKKEGLRIGKEQIKLDNNLGGIRTMTRLPGAMFVVDPKNEAIAIREAKRLGIPIVAIVDTNCDPDDIDYIIPGNDDAIRAIRLITSKIADACVEGRERLAEKRQAEADKDLEEVDEEVAAASADLKPGERKVIADGSDGPVVEVIKRNTSDASETAEGEAVAETADAEEKTGE; encoded by the coding sequence ATGGCGTACATTACAATGAAACAGCTTCTCGAGGCAGGCGTCCACTTCGGTCATCAGACCAAGCGCTGGAACCCCAAAATGAAACCTTACATTTTCGGGGCACGCAACGGCATATACATCATTGACCTTCAGAAAACCGTCCGCATGTTCAAAACCGCCTATGATTTTATTGTGGATACTGTTGAAAACGGTCAGTCGGTTCTGTTTGTCGGAACCAAAAAACAGGCCCGCGATTCGGTCTACGAAGAGGCCAACCGGTGCGAGATGTTCTACGTTCACAACCGGTGGCTGGGTGGCATGATGACCAACTTCCAGACCATTAAGCAGAGTATCGACCGCCTGAATCAGCTCAACGATATCCTCAACGACGAGGATACCCTCAACCTCTACACGAAGAAAGAGGGACTCCGGATCGGCAAAGAGCAGATCAAGCTGGACAATAACCTCGGCGGTATTCGCACCATGACCCGTCTGCCCGGAGCGATGTTTGTTGTTGATCCCAAAAATGAGGCCATTGCAATCCGGGAGGCCAAGCGCCTTGGCATTCCCATTGTTGCCATTGTCGATACCAACTGTGACCCGGACGACATCGATTATATTATTCCGGGCAATGATGACGCGATCCGTGCCATCCGGCTGATTACCTCCAAGATCGCGGATGCCTGCGTGGAAGGCCGTGAGCGGCTTGCTGAAAAGCGGCAGGCAGAGGCGGATAAGGATCTGGAAGAGGTGGACGAGGAAGTGGCCGCTGCCAGTGCGGACCTGAAACCGGGTGAGCGCAAGGTGATTGCCGACGGATCAGACGGGCCGGTTGTGGAGGTCATCAAACGCAACACATCGGATGCTTCGGAAACTGCTGAGGGTGAGGCCGTTGCCGAAACCGCTGACGCAGAAGAAAAGACAGGAGAATAG
- the prmC gene encoding peptide chain release factor N(5)-glutamine methyltransferase: MQNQTKNGEAPWTILKLLRWTTSYFKSHDIDNPRASAELLLAHALKLERIDLYVRYDQPLSGGELSRFKALIKRRGKREPIAYITGEKEFWSMPLKVSPAVLIPRPETECLVEAALAVLPDDSDGDRKKRVLELGTGSGAIILSLASERPGHRYFASDRSLSALAVARENAVRHGAEAIRFFCGDWFEALKGGGPPFDLILSNPPYIEAAEIPRLQPEIHRYEPVAALDGGTDGLDALRHIICHAPACLADGGTLILEIGYDQGDAVQSIARGCGAYYQVAVRKDYSGHDRVVLLRRGQAPDG; encoded by the coding sequence ATGCAGAATCAGACAAAGAACGGGGAAGCGCCGTGGACCATTCTTAAGCTTCTCCGGTGGACCACTTCCTATTTCAAATCCCATGACATTGACAACCCCAGGGCGTCCGCCGAACTGCTCCTCGCCCATGCACTGAAACTCGAACGGATTGACCTCTATGTCCGGTACGATCAGCCGCTGTCCGGCGGGGAGCTGTCCCGTTTCAAAGCCCTGATAAAGCGGCGGGGAAAGCGGGAGCCCATCGCCTATATTACCGGTGAAAAGGAATTCTGGTCCATGCCGCTGAAGGTGTCTCCGGCGGTGCTGATTCCGCGTCCGGAAACCGAATGTCTGGTGGAGGCGGCCCTGGCGGTTTTGCCGGATGATTCCGATGGGGACCGGAAAAAACGGGTGCTGGAGCTGGGCACGGGGTCGGGGGCCATCATCCTTTCCCTGGCGTCCGAGCGGCCCGGACACCGCTATTTTGCGTCGGACCGTTCCCTGAGCGCCCTGGCAGTGGCCCGTGAAAATGCGGTGCGGCACGGGGCGGAGGCGATCCGCTTTTTCTGCGGGGACTGGTTTGAAGCCCTGAAAGGGGGCGGCCCGCCCTTTGACCTGATCCTCTCCAACCCGCCCTATATCGAAGCCGCTGAGATTCCCCGGCTTCAGCCCGAAATTCACCGGTATGAGCCGGTGGCCGCCCTGGACGGCGGTACAGACGGCCTCGATGCTCTCCGTCATATCATCTGCCATGCCCCGGCCTGTCTGGCAGACGGGGGGACGCTGATACTGGAGATCGGTTACGATCAGGGCGACGCAGTGCAGAGCATTGCCCGGGGATGCGGGGCCTATTATCAGGTGGCGGTCAGAAAGGACTACAGCGGGCATGACCGGGTTGTCCTGCTGCGGCGGGGACAGGCCCCGGACGGGTAA
- the prfA gene encoding peptide chain release factor 1 produces the protein MFNKLKGVEARFGVLEKKLSDPDIVNDREAYQKYIREHADLSKLVTAYRAYQQVVEEIDDSTEMLRDSDPEIRDLAREEVNALNLRKEAIEDELKKLLMPKDPNDQKNVLIEIRAGTGGEEAGLFANDLFRMYNRYAENNHWKVEIMSHHATGVGGLKEVIAMIQGRGAYSRLKYESGIHRVQRVPETETQGRIHTSAVTVAVLPEAEEVELDIDPTELKIDVYRSTGPGGQSVNTTDSAVRITHLPSGLVVTCQDEKSQHKNKAKALKVLRARLMDQIVREQNARRSQERKSQIGTGDRSGRIRTYNFPQGRVTDHRIGLTLYKLEGILQGDIDTIIGELTTYYQAQALQNAESDKERGSAVDHS, from the coding sequence ATGTTTAACAAGTTGAAGGGAGTTGAGGCACGCTTCGGAGTCCTGGAAAAGAAGCTGAGTGACCCTGATATTGTCAATGACCGTGAGGCATATCAGAAATACATCCGGGAGCATGCCGATCTCAGCAAACTGGTCACGGCGTACAGGGCGTATCAGCAGGTCGTTGAGGAGATTGACGACAGTACGGAGATGCTCAGGGATAGCGATCCGGAGATCAGGGACCTCGCCCGTGAAGAGGTGAATGCCCTTAATCTCAGGAAAGAAGCGATTGAGGATGAACTGAAGAAGCTCCTCATGCCCAAAGACCCCAATGATCAGAAGAACGTACTTATTGAGATCCGGGCGGGAACAGGCGGCGAAGAGGCGGGCCTTTTTGCCAATGACCTTTTCCGGATGTACAACCGGTATGCGGAAAACAATCACTGGAAGGTGGAGATCATGAGCCACCACGCCACCGGCGTGGGCGGTCTGAAAGAGGTCATTGCCATGATCCAGGGGCGGGGCGCCTACAGCCGTCTGAAATACGAGAGCGGTATTCACCGGGTTCAGCGGGTGCCGGAGACGGAAACCCAGGGCCGTATCCACACGTCTGCCGTGACGGTGGCGGTGTTGCCCGAGGCCGAAGAGGTGGAGCTGGATATTGACCCGACGGAGCTGAAGATCGACGTGTACCGGTCAACCGGTCCGGGGGGGCAGTCGGTAAATACGACCGATTCGGCAGTTCGGATCACCCATCTGCCGTCCGGGCTTGTGGTGACCTGTCAGGATGAGAAGTCCCAGCACAAGAACAAGGCCAAGGCCCTGAAGGTGCTGCGCGCCCGTCTGATGGATCAGATTGTCCGGGAGCAGAACGCCAGGCGTTCCCAGGAGCGGAAAAGCCAGATCGGCACCGGGGATCGCAGCGGCCGGATCCGAACCTACAATTTCCCCCAGGGACGGGTGACAGATCACCGTATCGGGCTGACGCTCTATAAGCTGGAGGGGATTTTGCAGGGGGATATCGATACCATCATCGGGGAACTGACAACCTATTATCAGGCCCAGGCACTTCAGAATGCAGAATCAGACAAAGAACGGGGAAGCGCCGTGGACCATTCTTAA